In the genome of Plasmodium chabaudi chabaudi strain AS genome assembly, chromosome: 6, one region contains:
- a CDS encoding exonuclease I, putative: MGISNLLQFLKPIIKNTHISKYENGVVGVDIMCWIHRGLISCAFDIVTDNHNENYLSFIEKMLETIHQYNIKVIFVFDGDELPEKKRENSIRKARREKAKEEALEIIKKVKHPRSNELVIKKCIQAISVSKEIIQSVINFCKKKNIYYIISPYEADAQLSYLCRMGFISCAISEDSDLLVYGCPRVLYKFKNTGECNEITLMPINDLLDPDIINKIKNPISDSFNQFYITPIKAIQDDESNLSDSFISYEEKQSPITRRKRRRNTKKDKKKKKKLKKNHKQLLDQSSDANEETHNSKNKQNKQNKQDPDQSGNKVMKTYINNFYWPEELYKLKYFNLDMFLAMCILSGCDYTNDFHIAGMGIKTAFNLIYEYKTIQNIFSFLISHDKWKNKIPPNLDSLDKLMEKYNEIKNAFLQHQVYDFILNKTVPIHQSFGSFFKQETSNLLCNSDDIDDRFKLSDDVFVHKVIESSLFFDFSKFANKCLNDSLEDVIDQKEDEEQIVKLETFEKFEKSDDETARSPFIKNLTPRCLPLSNSSSDSKQELQNQHNINNLDKIFKNFTSECFEYLEISPGIVKRHKQINPTDSQYDKNTQNNDNKSESNLINKNIKIEQEPDLPKILLSSQNSNPNDDNKNHISLIKTKKDEDQFTNPIFLSKLNAFENNKFMESTSNQDEHTHEQVPNDQLETSQNLNTSNGHDLPSTNITTHNTDKKNTQIKSAKNLYENMKKTFTLFQTLGDKEEINHDLKSPQKNTIIHENPVQDSQNYVKKNENNTPFVPPLNRSKLHVKSKNSNGQLQITNFFKNPHKDELINNNNNSPNHFEQENNQNSNHIYSSPNKLKKISTDQNRNIHNEDTTDKNFLNSDWKNAKISMHSSKLTQNNSTPFQNKTQENDKNINLDYMLQNLNYNYQPKIQKLNTFDYFKEKENDPHYNPYRDNTS; encoded by the coding sequence ATGGGaatttcaaatttattacaatttttgaaACCTATAATCAAAAATACACATATTAGTAAGTATGAAAATGGAGTTGTTGGAGTTGATATTATGTGTTGGATTCATAGGGGACTCATAAGTTGTGCCTTTGACATCGTTACAGATAAtcataatgaaaattatttaagttttattgaaaaaatgcTGGAAACTATCCatcaatataatattaaagttatatttgtttttgaTGGGGACGAATTACCAGAGAAAAAACGAGAGAATTCAATAAGGAAGGCACGAAGAGAAAAAGCAAAAGAAGAAGCCCTcgaaattattaaaaaagttaaacACCCAAGAAGTAATGAACttgtaattaaaaaatgtattcaAGCAATAAGCGTATCAAAAGAAATTATTCAATctgttattaatttttgtaaaaagaaaaatatatattatattatttcacCTTATGAAGCTGATGCTCAATTGTCTTACTTATGTCGTATGGGTTTTATTTCATGTGCTATTAGTGAGGATAGTGATTTGTTAGTTTATGGATGCCCTAgagttttatataaatttaaaaatacagGAGAGTGTAATGAAATTACTTTAATGCCTATCAATGATTTGCTAGATCCAgatattataaacaaaatcaaAAATCCTATATCCGATTCTTTCAACCAATTCTATATAACCCCAATTAAAGCTATACAAGATGATGAATCAAATCTTTCCGattcttttatttcgtatgaagaaaaacaaaGTCCCATAACTCGCCGTAAAAGACGAAGGAACACAAAGAaggacaaaaaaaaaaaaaaaaaacttaaaaaaaatcataaacAGCTACTAGATCAAAGTAGTGATGCAAATGAAGAAACacataattcaaaaaataagcaaaataaacaaaataaacaagATCCTGATCAAAGCGGTAACAAGGTCATGAAAACTTATAtcaacaatttttattggcCCGAGgaattatacaaattaaaatatttcaatcTTGATATGTTTCTAGCTATGTGTATATTAAGTGGATGTGATTATACAAACGATTTTCATATTGCTGGGATGGGAATAAAAACAGCATtcaatttaatatatgaatataaaacaatacaaaatattttttcttttctaaTTTCACATgataaatggaaaaataagATACCCCCAAATTTAGATTCACTAGATAAGCtaatggaaaaatataatgaaataaaaaatgcatttttGCAACATCAAGTTTATGATTTTATTCTAAACAAAACAGTCCCAATACATCAATCATTTGGAAGTTTTTTCAAACAAGAAACTTCAAATCTTTTATGTAATTCAGACGATATAGATGATCGTTTCAAACTTTCTGATGATGTGTTTGTTCATAAAGTTATCGAATCGtcacttttttttgacTTCTCTAAATTTGCCAACAAATGCTTGAATGACTCACTAGAAGATGTAATCGACCAAAAAGAAGATGAAGAACAAATCGTAAAACTTGAAacttttgaaaaatttgaaaaatctGATGACGAGACTGCCAGAAGTccattcataaaaaatttaactCCACGTTGCCTTCCGCTTTCCAATTCATCATCTGATAGCAAACAAGAACTACAAAATCAAcataacataaataatctcgataaaatatttaaaaattttacatCAGAAtgttttgaatatttagaGATATCACCAGGCATTGTTAAAAGacataaacaaataaatccAACTGATTCacaatatgataaaaatacacaaaataatgataataaatccGAATCAAATcttattaacaaaaatataaaaattgaacaAGAACCCGATTTGCctaaaattttattgtcTTCCCAAAATTCCAATCctaatgatgataataaaaatcatatatCTCTTATAAAAACTAAAAAGGATGAAGATCAATTTACCAatcctatttttttatcaaaactTAATgcatttgaaaataataaatttatggaATCGACATCAAACCAAGATGAGCATACACATGAACAAGTCCCCAATGATCAGTTGGAAACAAGTCAGAATCTGAATACATCTAATGGTCATGATTTGCCTTCAACTAATATTACCACTCATAATacagataaaaaaaatacccAAATAAAAAGTGCAAAAAAtctttatgaaaatatgaaaaaaacatttactTTATTCCAAACTTTAGGAGATAAAGAAGAAATTAACCATGACCTTAAGTCaccacaaaaaaatacaatcaTACATGAAAACCCAGTTCAAGATTCTCAAAATTatgtcaaaaaaaatgaaaataatacacCTTTTGTTCCTCCTTTAAACAGAAGTAAGTTACACgtaaaatcaaaaaattctAATGGCCAATTGCaaataacaaatttttttaaaaacccTCACAAGgatgaattaataaataacaacAATAATAGCCCCAATCATTTTGAACaggaaaataatcaaaacaGTAATCATATTTACAGTTCTCCCaataaacttaaaaaaatttcaacAGATCAGAATagaaatattcataatgaGGATACAAcagataaaaattttctCAACTCTGATTggaaaaatgcaaaaatatCCATGCATTCTTCAAAATTGacacaaaataattcaacTCCATTCCAAAATAAAACACAAGAAAAcgacaaaaatattaacctCGATTATATGCTTCAAAACCTAAACTATAATTATCAAccaaaaatacaaaaactAAATACATTCGACTATTTTaaggaaaaagaaaatgatccACATTATAATCCATACAGGGACAACACTTCATGA
- a CDS encoding mago nashi protein homologue, putative: protein MSKKDKFSFRYYVGHKGKFGHEFLEFEFNSKGRLRYANNSNYKNDKIIRKEAYVSKSVLNELKRIIEESEICKESDKLWPEPDKVGKQELEIVLDGKEYFFMTSKIGSLSDVKQCEDPEGLRVFYYLIQDLKCFIFSLICLHFRIKPV, encoded by the exons ATGTccaaaaaagataaattttcttttagatatta TGTTGGACATAAAGGGAAATTTGGGCATGAATTTTTGGAGTTTGAATTTAACTCCAAAGGAAGACTGAGATATGCGAACAACTCAAATTACAAGAacgataaaattataagaaaGGAAG CCTACGTAAGCAAATCTGTACTAAACGAACTAAAAAGAATAATCGAAGAATCAGAGATTTGCAAAGAATCTGATAAATTATGGCCAGAACCAGATAAAGTAGGAAAACAAGAATTAGAAATTGTTTTAGATGGAAAAGaatacttttttatgaCTTCAAAAATTGGATCTCTATCTGATGTTAAACAATGTGAAGATCCTGAAGGTTTAAgagttttttattatttaatacaaGATTTGAAATGCTTTATCTTTTCACTTATTTGTTTGCATTTTAGG attAAGCCAGtatag